One Clavelina lepadiformis chromosome 1, kaClaLepa1.1, whole genome shotgun sequence genomic region harbors:
- the LOC143471483 gene encoding uncharacterized protein LOC143471483, with product MPNGDTPQPSDANSELVYLHIEVVKEESMQHCEASCFETGHQITPMLNSIVPQSENEANEFKGAVADSENLHQKIVHKYNDCNMSALKFSDKEKTNCKNIKSNIGYLMATKEKDKEKQFCCKVCDKSFKKKSNLNSHSRTHTREQPYQCRICCKSFSENSNLQRHMKTHTGERPYQCQVCCKSFSQHRSLQCHMKVHTGERTYQCDFCCKSFSQNSNLKTHMKIHTGERHHQCDVCCKSFLLNSGLRTHMKVHTGERPYQCDVCFKSFSYSSNVQHHMKVHTGERPYQCDVCFKSFSRNSNLKRHMKVHTGERPY from the coding sequence ATGCCAAATGGGGATACGCCGCAACCATCAGATGCAAACTCTGAATTAGTTTATCTTCACATCGAAGTTGTCAAAGAAGAATCGATGCAGCATTGTGAGGCTTCTTGCTTTGAGACCGGTCACCAAATTACTCCAATGTTGAATAGTATTGTTCCTCAGTCGGAGAATGAAGCAAATGAATTCAAAGGCGCCGTTGCTGATTCTGAAAACCTACATCAAAAGATCGTTCACAAATACAACGATTGCAACATGTCAGCTTTgaagttttctgataaagaaaagacaaattgtaaaaacattaaaagcaaTATTGGATATTTGATGGCAACTAAGgaaaaagacaaagaaaagcagttttgctgcaaagtttgtgataaatcttttaaaaaaaaatcaaacttgaATTCTCATTCAAGGACTCACACTCGTGAGCAGCCATATCAATGCcggatttgttgcaaatcattttcagaaaatagcaATTTGCAGCGTCACATGAAaacccacactggagagcgcccttatcaatgtcaggtttgttgcaaatcattttcacaacacCGCAGTCTGCAgtgtcatatgaaagtccacactggagagcgcacttatcaatgcgatttttgctgcaaatcattttcacaaaatagcaatttgaaaactcatatgaaaatccacactggagagcgccatcatcaatgtgatgtttgctgcaaatcgtTTTTACTTAACAGTGGTTTGAGAACTCACATGAAagttcacactggagagcgcccttatcaatgtgatgtttgtttcaaatcattttcatatAGTAGCAATGTGCAGCATCATATGAAAGTACACACTGGAGAACGTCcgtatcaatgtgatgtttgtttcaaatcattttctcgaaacagcaatttgaagcgtcatatgaaagtccacactggggAGCGTCCTTATTAA
- the LOC143449810 gene encoding general transcription factor II-I repeat domain-containing protein 2-like, whose amino-acid sequence MDIAQEMWPKMKCEFEKISMSRWTITRRIDDLASDISDTLRDKAKNFVSWSFAMDESMDQKDTAQLAIFVKGVDKELNETEELLSMKGTTTGADILTEILGAFDKFGLDLSNLCGLATDGARSMSGTGIGFVGLSKSALKERNINDDIVIFHHVSFTNKIIHQQNLCAKSLKFKHVLDPVIKAVACYDDFTNCGKKFKGRPIAEMEDENWLCELAFLVDITVHLNELNTKLQRKSQYANEMYGHIKGFMNKLRLWISHMQTRNVFHFPTLRDCGMNLEKKTEFVEQLEKLLHEFSARFKDFKSHEHLFEIFSSPFNTDVDRAPAEIQLELIDLQQQSDLKEKYLEKKLGDFYRKHLTQDDFPHLKKFIASKMALFGSTYLCEQFFSKMGFMKSPYRSVLTDEHLENGLRIASTSFEANLEKVVGKMSQLQISH is encoded by the exons ATGGATATTGCACAAGAAATGTGGCCTAAAATGAAGTGTGAGTTCGAGAAGATAAGTATGTCACGGTGGACGATAACGAGGCGTATCGATGATCTTGCTAGTGATATTAGCGACACTCTCAGGGATAAGGCGAAGAACTTTGTTTCATGGAGTTTTGCGATGGATGAAAGTATGGACCAGAAGGACACGGCACAGTTGGCCATATTTGTGAAGGGAGTGGACAAAGAGTTAAACGAAACGGAAGAGCTTCTGTCAATGAAGGGTACGACAACTGGTGCTGATATTCTGACTGAAATACTTGGTGCTTTTGACAAGTTTGGGCTGGACTTGTCCAACTTATGCGGACTCGCTACTGATGGTGCTCGATCAATGTCGGGAACTGGTATTGGATTCGTAGGCCTCTCTAAGTCTGCCTTGAAGGAGAGAAATATCAATGATGATATTGTGATTTTTCATCATGTATCATTCACCAACAAAATCATTCACCAACAAAACCTATGCGCAAAATCCTTGAAATTCAAACACGTCTTGGACCCGGTTATCAAAGCC GTGGCATGTTACGACGATTTTACGAATTGCGGGAAGAAGTTTAAGGGGCGCCCAATAGCTGAAATGGAAGACGAAAATTGGTTGTGCGAGCTAGCTTTCTTGGTTGATATAACTGTGCACCTGAATGAACTCAACACAAAACTGCAGCGAAAAAGCCAGTATGCGAATGAGATGTATGGCCACATAAAAGGCTTTATGAACAAATTACGACTTTGGATAAGTCACATGCAGACACGAAATGTGTTTCACTTTCCAACTTTGAGAGACTGTGGAATGAATTTGGAGAAGAAGACTGAATTTGTAGAGCaacttgaaaaattgttgcatGAATTTTCAGCTCGTTTCAAGGACTTCAAATCTCATGAACATTTGTTTGAGATATTCTCTTCTCCGTTCAACACAGATGTTGACAGAGCACCAGCTGAAATCCAACTCGAACTGATTGATCTCCAACAACAGAGtgatttaaaagaaaagtatttgGAAAAGAAACTTGGCGATTTTTACCGAAAACATCTCACCCAAGATGACTttccacatttgaaaaaattcataGCTTCAAAAATGGCACTTTTTGGCTCGACGTATTTGTGcgaacaatttttttccaaaatgggCTTTATGAAATCCCCCTATCGATCGGTTTTGACAGACGAACACTTGGAAAATGGACTTCGAATTGCTAGCACTTCCTTTGAagcaaatttggaaaaagtcgTCGGGAAAATGAGCCAGTTGCAAATTTCTCACTGA
- the LOC143471520 gene encoding uncharacterized protein LOC143471520: MTLSCLPKLKGSIPTDKDVTRYPYLEGLQFPAIPAGGVELLIGAGARKAHVIHAVREGGANQPTAVRTGLGWTLVGPEPATEDRAVCHVNYARCDNRILHDQMQRMFDHDFVEDEDSEDLSYSVDDIRAIHKLKSSVQEKDGRYQLGLLWKTDNVTLPYNRFLAVKRLSYLKRKLEKDSSLFDQYKKKINELLQSGYAKKVPEGQFCHAKRTWYIPHHCCTGGKFRVVYDCAANYKLRRYAMWKHFRKKNIVEPQTWKLAKSARRGDVSRQGWDGKESPS, encoded by the coding sequence ATGACACTTTCATGCTTGCCCAAACTAAAGGGAAGCATACCTACCGACAAGGACGTGACACGATATCCTTATCTTGAAGGCCTGCAATTTCCTGCCATACCTGCTGGTGGAGTGGAGTTGCTCATTGGGGCCGGTGCAAGGAAAGCACATGTCATTCACGCGGTCAGGGAAGGAGGTGCCAATCAGCCAACAGCAGTCAGAACTGGGTTGGGATGGACACTGGTTGGACCAGAACCTGCAACCGAAGACAGAGCCGTTTGCCATGTCAACTACGCTCGTTGCGACAATCGCATCTTGCATGACCAAATGCAAAGGATGTTTGATCATGACTTTGTGGAGGATGAAGACTCAGAAGATCTTTCTTACTCCGTTGACGATATTCGCGCCATTCATAAACTGAAGTCATCAGTTCAGGAAAAAGATGGACGATACCAGTTGGGACTTCTATGGAAAACCGACAATGTCACCTTGCCATACAATCGTTTTCTGGCTGTGAAGCGGTTGTCATATTTGAAACGCAAGCTTGAGAAGGACTCAAGTTTGTTTGATCAGTACAAAAAGAAGATCAATGAACTGCTGCAATCTGGCTATGCCAAGAAAGTTCCAGAAGGACAGTTTTGCCATGCAAAGAGAACATGGTACATCCCTCATCACTGTTGTACTGGAGGGAAATTCCGAGTTGTTTATGATTGTGCTGCAAATTACAAGCTACGGCGTTACGCCATGTGGAAGCACTTTCGCAAAAAGAACATTGTTGAGCCACAAACGTGGAAATTGGCCAAAAGCGCGCGTCGAGGAGACGTATCCAGACAAGGATGGGATGGTAAGGAGAGTCCAAGTTAA
- the LOC143471416 gene encoding uncharacterized protein LOC143471416, whose product MNIAMPFEETLQPSAIPSESDTSISIQEVHSEKASAIAHLEAIEEKSLSLQDIEIFPTETDATFTLMSNTVIPQLENEWNATFDDEVVDSEYLNKRSSHEECNKLATKFPDKIITKSKSKYREIQCSTSVGNDKMKQFSCTVCDESFTQKANMKIHLKTHKSIKLYQCRVCCKSFSRNSTLKQHMKVHTGEQPYQCDVCCKSFSENSTLKQHMKVHTGERPYQCNVCCKSFSQNSSLKQHMKVHTGDQPYQCKVCCKSFSQNSNLQRHMKVHTGERPYQCDVCFKSFSLNSHLQRHIKVHTGERPYQCNICCKSFSRHSYLQIHMKVHTGECPYQCNICCKSFSLNRYLKQHMKVHTGDQPYQCKVCCKSFSQNSNLQRHMKVHTGERPYQCDVCFKSFSLNSHLQRHIKVHTGERPYQCNVCCKSFSENSSLQDHIKVHTGERPYQCDVCCKSFSQRRILQSHMKIHTEERPYQCDVCCKSFSQSNYLQSHMKIHTGERPYQCKICCKSFSRNSYLKQHMKVHTGERPYQCDGCGKSFSQNSKLHRHLKVHSGEHPYQCDVCFKSFSRNSTLKQHTKIHI is encoded by the coding sequence atgaacaTTGCAATGccatttgaagaaacattgcAACCATCAGCTATACCGTCTGAGTCTGATACTAGCATTAGTATTCAGGAAGTTCATTCAGAGAAGGCATCAGCTATAGCTCATCTTGAAGCTATTGAAGAAAAATCTTTGTCATTGCAAGATATTGAGATTTTCCCGACTGAGACAGATGCCACATTTACTCTCATGTCAAATACTGTTATCCCTCAGTTGGAGAATGAATGGAATGCAACATTCGATGATGAGGTTGTTGATTCTGAATACTTAAATAAAAGAAGCTCACATGAGGAATGCAACAAGTTGGCTACGAAGTTTCCTGATAAAATCATAACAAAGAGTAAGAGCAAATATAGGGAGATTCAGTGTTCAACAAGTGTTGGAAATGACAAAATGAAGCAATTCTCTTGCACTGTTTGTGATGAATCTTTCacacaaaaagcaaacatgaaaattcatttaaagacTCACAAGAGTATAAAGTTGTATCAATGTcgagtttgttgcaaatcattttcacgaaacagcactttgaagcaacatatgaaagtccacactggtgagcaaccttatcaatgtgatgtttgctgcaaatcattttcagaaaacagtactttgaagcaacatatgaaagtccacactggagagcgcccttatcaatgcaatgtttgttgcaaatcattttcacaaaacagctctttaaagcaacatatgaaagtccacactggtgaccaaccttatcaatgcaaagtttgttgcaaatcattttcacaaaacagcaatttgcaacgtcatatgaaagtccacactggagagcgcccttatcagtGTGATGTTTGCTTCAAGTCATTTTCGCTAAACAGCCATTTGCAACGTCATAtaaaagtccacactggagagcgcccttatcaatgcaatatttgttgcaaatctttTTCACGACACAGCTATTTGCAAattcatatgaaagtccacactggagaatgcccttatcaatgcaatatttgttgcaaatcattttcactaaACAGATatttgaagcaacatatgaaagtccacactggagaccaaccttatcaatgcaaagtttgttgcaaatcattttcacaaaacagcaatttgcaacgtcatatgaaagttcacactggagagcgcccttatcagtGTGATGTTTGCTTCAAGTCATTTTCGCTAAACAGCCATTTGCAACGTCATAtaaaagtccacactggagagcgcccttatcaatgcaatgtttgctgcaaatcattttcagaaAACAGCAGTTTGCAGGATCATATAAAAGTCCACACTGGGGAACGCCcatatcaatgcgatgtttgttgcaaatctttTTCACAACGCAGAATTTTGCAAAGTCATATGAAAATCCACACTgaagagcgcccttatcaatgcgatgtttgctgcaaatcattttcgcaaaGCAACTATTTGCAAAGTCATATgaaaatccacactggagagcgcccttatcaatgcaaaatttgttgcaaatcattttcacgaaacagctatttgaagcaacatatgaaagttcacactggagagcgtccttatcaatgtgatggttgcggcaaatcattttcacagaaCAGCAAATTGCATCGTCATTTGAAAGTCCACAGTGGAGAACACCcctatcaatgcgatgtttgcttcAAGTCATTTTCGAGAAACAGTACTTTGAAGCAACATACGAAAATCCACATTTGA